Sequence from the Herpetosiphonaceae bacterium genome:
CGCTCGCCCTGGTCGTACAGCTCAGAGATGATCGGTCGCGAGGCGGTGGCAATCGCGCTCTGGAACATACTGCCGAACATATTCATCTGGTTGGCGACCGCAAAAATACCGACATTCGCGACACTGTTCAGCGCGCCGAGCATCAACGTCTGGATGTTGTCGCGAAAGGTCATCATCAGATCTGATAGGAAGACCGGCACCGAGAAGCCGAAGATCTCGCGCGGCTCGTGGCGCGCTGTGCGCGGCGACCGCCGCAGCGGAAACAGGTTGTTCAAGAAGTAGAGCAGCATCACGCAGCCAACGGCCACGCCGATGCCCATCGTCGCGAGCGCGCGCGCCGGGTTGAGTCCCACCACCACGAGGACGATCACCAGCACGAGCCTGATCAGCGGCTGGAAAAAGTCCTGCGCGATGGTCGCGTACCGCATCGTCTTGAAGCCCCTGGTGGCGGATGCGGCCATGTTGCTCAGCGTCAAGACAGGGACGATCAGGCTGGCGATGCGCAGCAAGGGCGCTAAGCGCGGCTGGTGGAAGATCTCGACAGCGATCGGCTGCGCCAGAGCAAACAGGGCGGCGCTGAGCGCGAGGCTGAGTAGCGTGGAGAGGCCGAGCCCGATCTGGAGCACGCCCCACAGTCGCGCCTCGTCCCGCCGACGGGCGAAGATCGGAATATAGCGCACCAGTGTCGAGTCCATGCCGAAGGCCGACACAGCGGCGACGACCGAGAGCGCGGTGAGCGCGAGGTTGTAGAGGCCGTACTGCCCGGCACCCAGCGCGCGCGCCAGCACGAAGGTGATCACCAGACGGCAGCCAAAGGTAAAGAGCTTGCCGACAAAGGTGATCGCGCCGCCCTTCGCGGCGAGGAGTACATGCTGCTCCACGATTGGCCCGTTGAGGCCGTTGCCGCGCGCCGCGCTGTCGGATGCCTCGAACACCGAGCTACTCATGGTCCGCGCCCTTTGCCATACTGAGCTGGTACGTCGCCAGGTTGGGCAGCACAGGATACACGGTGCCCCGCGCGGCAGCCTCGGCCTCCTGGAGCGCGCGCCTGGCGATGCCGACCAGCTCCTCCGGCTTGATGTCGGGATGCCGGTAATCGGCGCAGCCGACGAGCGCCTGGAGATTCAGCGTGGCATCATGGTGCGCCAGCTCAAGCGGCATGGCTGTCAGCCTGGCCTGGAGCTGGCTCATCGTCTCGATCGCGCGCTCTGCCGGGGTGTCAAGCAGCAGCACGGCGAAGGTCGTATCGTCGAAGCGGGCCAGCACGTCTTCTTCACGCAGCGCCGCAGCGAGCAGCAGCGCGACGCGCCGTAGGGCTTCGTGCCGGAGCTGCGCAGGCAACCCTGCCAGAGCCTGCTGGCGGTCGATGTTGATCAAGGCCAGCGTGAGCGGCGCGCTATTGCGTCTGCTGCGCGCGATCTCCTGACGCAGCCGCAGCTCGAAGTAGCGCCGGTTATAGACCTCGGTTTCCTGATCGAGGATGTTAAACGCGACGATCTGCTGGCCGGGAGCCTGCAAGTAGGCCGAGAGCAGGGCAAAGCCCGCGCCCAGCACAAGGCCCATGATCCCGCCGAGCGCCAGATTCAGCGGCTTGTTCGGGCTGATCGGCGTGCTCGGCGAGTTGGCCCGATCGAGCGGCTCCAGCTTATAGGTTTCGTAAAGGTCCTGAACGTAGGCCACGGTTTTTACGCCGACGGCGTTGGTCATGTTGCGCGCCAGGACTCGATCGTGCGCCTGGGTTGAGATCTTAAGCACATTGGTTCCCGGTATTAGCTGGCTGGTAATGCTCACATCGCCGCGCTGCGCGCTGGTCAGGCCAAGCTCGCTGGCTGCGAGCTGCTTGATCAGACGGCTATCGGCAACCTGCGTGAAGGTCGTGCCGATCTCGGTGCGGCGGCTCAAAATATCTACCGCCGCCGCCAGGTCTTTGTCGTTGCGAAATGCAGGACTCAGCTTGACGACAAACGTGGCGCTGCTTTCGTAGAGCGGAGCCTGCGTAAAGGTAAAGTAGAGCGTTGCGGCGTAGGTGATCGTGAGCGTCAGCAGGACGATCCACCATTTTCGTCGCAGGATGCTGAGATAGGCTCTTAATTCCATGGTGCCTGCCTTTTGCCTGGACGGCGATTGGGAGCCTCTGGACCGGCGGTGGTAGCGTGCGTGCCGATCAGTATTCGATCTTAAGCTCAACGCCGCCATTCACCAGCGACCGCTGTGCGGTTTCCAGCGCTTTGATGACCTTAATGCCGTCCTCTCCATCGCTGCGGGGGGTCGTGCGGGTGCGGATGCAGTGGAGAAAATGCTCACACTCACGCTGGAGCGGCTCGACCCAGGTGAGCGGATAGACCAGCTCCTCGCCGTGGCGATACGAGGCATGAAACTCTTCTTCGGTGATCGAGTACGGCGGTATTTCGATGCCTTTGTCGTAGATCACCACTTTGTCGTCGGCAATATCGTCATAGACCAGCATCTTCTTGCTGCCGACGACCGTCAGCCGCCGACGCTTGACGGGCGATAGCCAGCTCAGCCGCAGGTTGGCGACCACGCCGTTTTCAAAGGTCAGGTTGACGTAGGCGACCTCGTGCAGGCCGCGCCGGGCGTTGACAAAGGCCGTACCCACCGCGCTGACTTTCACCGGGTCCACGCCGAGAATGAAGCGGATCATCGAGATGTCGTGCGGCCCCAGGTCCCAGATCACGTTGATGTCGGGCTGGAGCAGGCCCAGGTTGGCGCGGGTCGAGTTGAAGTAATAGACATCGCCTAGCTCGCCCGACTGGACGATCTCGCGCACGGCCTCGACCGCAGGGTTATACTCGAATGTGTGGCCGACCATTAGCGTCAGCCCGCGCTCAAGGGCCAGATCGGTCAGCTCGCGGGCCTGGCTGGACCACGCCGTCAGCGGCTTCTCAACCAGCACGTGCTTTCCGGCGAGCAGCGCGGCCTTTGCCAGGTGGTAGTGCGCTTTGACCGGCGTGGCGATGATCACGGCGTCAATGCCAGCCGCCAGCAGTTCCTGGTAGTCTCTGGTGACGGCTACCTCCGGGTAGAGCTGCTTGATACTGGCGAGCCGTTGCTCCTGAAGATCGGCCATCATCGCCAGATGCGAGCCGGGCAGATCTTGAAAGTTGCGGGCCAGCTTCGGCCCCCAGTAGCCGCACCCGATGATCCCGATCCGCACCTGCTCGACGAACTGCGGCTCAGGCGCAAGGGCGATATGCTGCCGCTGAGCCGTAAGGGTCATGCTCATCATCCACCTCCTTTTCCAACCAGCATGACGAACGGAGTGCGTAGGATGATGTAGAGATCAAGCCACAAGCTCATGGTCTCGATATAGTTGAGGTCGATCCGCACCATGTCGTCGAAGGAAACCTGATTGCGGCCTGTCACCTGCCAGAGGCCGGTGATTCCAGGCAGCACGGCGAGGCGCTGCTTGTGCCAGTCATCGTACAGCGCGTATTCATACGGCAGCGGCGGTCGCGGCCCCACGAGGCTCATCTCGCCGCGCAGCACGTTGATGATCTGCGGCAGCTCGTCCAGACTCAGCGCGCGCAGCATGCGCCCCGGCTTGGTGACGCGCGGATCGCGCTTTAGTTTGAGCGAGCCCTGCCCCACGTCCTCAGGCCGGAGATTCTCGCGGATCAGCCGCTCGACGTGCGCGCGATGGATCTGGCTGGGGCTGCCGACATGCATCGAGCGGAATTTGAGCATCGTGAACGGCGTGCCGCCCTTGCCGAGGCGCTGCTGACGGTAGAAGATCGGGCCGGGCGAGTAGAGCTTGATCGCGACGGCGACCGCAAGCATCAGCGGGCCAAACAGCAGCAGCAGACCGCCCGCCAGGATCAGATCGACGGCGCGCTTCAGCCGCCGGTAGCCGGAGCCCCGCAGCGCGGATAGGCCGCGCGTCGGTGGTCGTGGTCGGATGCGTGTGTTGAGCTTCTGCATAAGTCCCGCCTCGCCTCCTGTTAGCGTGGTGTCGCCCACGAGCCGCCGACCGGGATAAACGGCACGCTGGAGCGCGGAGCTGGCCCGCGATCGTCGCCGACCGCCCGCGCCTGAGCCGAGCGATCCAGATGTTTGGTCAGTTGCGCGCAGACGTAGTCGACCTGCTCTTCGGTGAGATGCGGAAACATCGGCAGCGACAGGATGCTCGACGCCGCCGCCTCGGATACGGGGAAGTCGCCCTGCTGCCAGCCCAGGTCGCGGTAGGCCGCCTGAAGATGCAGCGGAATCGGGTAGTGCAGCCCCAGGCCGATCCCCTGCTCGCTAAGCGCCTGGTAGGCCGCGTCCCGGTCGGCCAGCCGGATCACAAAGAGATGGTAGACGTGCCGCGATCCCGCAGGCTCGACCGGCAGCACGATGCGCTCGTCGCCCGCCAGCCGCTCGCGGTACCATGCCGCCGCCTGTCGCCGCCGGGCGTTCCACTCGTCGAGCTTGCGCAGCTTGATGTCGAGGATCGCGCATTGCAGCGCGTCGAGCCGCCCATTCCAGCCGTCGGGCGACACATGCACGTATTTCTGGCTCTGCCCATGATCGCGCCAGATGCGCATCGCCTGATCCTGCTCCGCGCTCCGGGTGATCACCGCGCCGCCCTCGCCGATCGCGCCCAAATTTTTGCCGGGGTAGAAGCTAAATCCGGCGGCCTCGCCCAGGGTGCCGACGCGCCGCGCGACGCCGTCGCTGGTGTAGCTCGCCCCGTGCGCCTGGCAGGCATCTTCGACGACGCAGAGCCGGTAGCGCGACGCAAGCTCCAGAATCGGCTGCATGTCGGCGGGCAGGCCATACAAGTGTACCGGCATGATCGCCGTCACGGGCCGCCTCGTCGCGCGGTTGATCAGCCGTCCATCCTGATCGACCCGGCAGCCCGTCGCGACAAACTCGGCCAGTCTCGCGGGCGATAGCGTGTAGGACTCGCTGTCGACGTCCACGAAGCAGGGATGCGCGCCCAGCATGGTGATCGCCTCGACGCTGGCGATGAAGGTATTGGGAACGGTGATCACTTCGTCGCCGCGCCGGACGCCGCAGGCCATCAGCGCCAGCTTCAGCGCATCGGTGCCGTTGGCGCACGCGACGGCATGGCGCGCGCCGCAGTAGGCGGCAAAGTGCTCCTCGAAGGTCGCCACGGCGTCGCCGCCGATAAACGCTGATTGGTCGATGATCGCATCGATCGCCTGCGCGATCTCGGCGCGCAGCTCGTCGTGCTGTGCTCGCAGGTCAAGAAACGGAACGTGCATAGCCCTCACCCTTTCGTCTCGACGGCTTCGCGCAGCGGCGTGATCTCGACGTTGACGCGCGTTTTGGCCGCGTGCTGCGCCGGTACCGCTTGCGTCAGCACCGCGCCCGACGCGATCAGCGCGCCCTGGCCGATGCTGATATGTGGCTGAATGAAGATGCCGGTGCCCATTTTGACATCGTCGCCGACCTGCACACAGCCCGACGTAGCGACGCTCGGCCCGGTGGTGATGTGCGAGCCCCACAGGTTATGATGATCGATGCTGTTGTAGGCGCTGATGAAGTTGTTGTTGCCAAGCCGCGTCTCGACGCCGAGATGCACAAAGGCGCAGATCACGTTGCCCTCGCCCAGCAGCACGCCGCGATTGATCCTGGCGCTGGGATCGATCGCGTTGACCAGCGGCATGTTGCAGCGTTTGAGCTGCTCGTACCAGCGGCGGCGTACGCGGTTGGATGTCGAAACCGCGATGATCGCGGCGTCGCAGCGACCGGCGCGAAACCATTCTTCCGCCAGAGTGGATGGTCCGAGCACCGGCAGCCCGTAGATCGTCTGGCCGTGCAGCGCGGCGTTGTCGTCGAGGTAGCCCATCACCTGCACGCGCGGATCGTGCGCCAGAATATCGACGACCTGCATCGCGCCGAGGCCCGCGCCCAGCACCAGCGTGCGCTGCACCCGCATCCGCGCATGGTCTACCGGATAGGCGCGCTGGTCGAGCGGCGAGAAGTAGGCGTCCTTGTCGTCGATCAGCGGCAGCACGTCGCGCTCGGTGATGATCGATTTGGCCGGAAGCTGGCTCAGCGGAATCCGGTGCGCCTCGATCAGGTGCCGCGCCTTATCGGTGATTTTGCCGGGAAACGCCGCGAGCGGTGGCTGCTCCGCGCCGTTCGTCTCGGCGGTATGGAGCCGTTGGCGCGCTCCGGCTATCGCCTGCGGGCTGTCGACGATCAGGCCGATCGCCACATTAAACGGGATCTCGCTGCCCTCGTCGCTGCCCCAGACCAGCCAGCCGTCGTCGGGAGCCTCGATCGCAAACACGACCTTGGTCGTCTCGACTTCGCAGATCTCCTGGTGCTGCTGCACGGGAGCGCCATCTGCAACCAGCCAGCGTACCAGCAGCGCCGACTCGCTGTTGACATCTTTTTGCGGGATCATCAGCGGGATCATATGCCTACTACCTTTGCGCCATGCACCATGCGTGTCGCCGCGCGCACCAGATCGATTTTCTGCGGCAGCGCGGCGTCTTCCAGTGGCCGCGTGCAGGGAATGATGCCGTCGGCGGCTGCCACGCGCTGGACGGGACCGCGAAGCTGCGTCCAGTAGCGCTCCTGCACCTGCGCCGCGACCTCCGCGCCCCAGCCGCCGGTGAGCGGCCCTTCTTCGACGACCAGCAAGCGCCCGGAGCGGGCCAGCGCTTCCGCCAGCCCGTGGTCGGGCAGCGGCTTGATCTGGCATGGGATCAGCAGCTCGCAGCTTATTTCATGCTCAAGCAATAGTTGCTCGGCGGCCTGCATCGCCAGCGAGGTCATTCCTCCGTAGCACAGGATCGTGACATCGCTATACTCGAAGTCGGTCAGCGATAGGTAGAGTGTGTCGAGCGGTGCGCTGCCCAGCCGCCTGCAACTAAAAAGATCGGCGAGTCCATGCTGGGGCAATGCATGGAACTCGCCATACAGGAGTTTATTCTCCACAAACAGCGTTGGCCCTGTGCCCTGAAGCGTGGCGTAGATCAGCGCCTCTCCCAGGTCGTGCAGGTGGCTCGGAGCCAGGATCGTCAGATCGTCGACCGACAGGAACAGCCGCTCCATGGTCTGGCTGTGCGTGGGGCCGTAGCCCCGTCGGCCACCCATCGGCGTGCGAATCACGACGGGGCAGCGGACTTGATCGTCGTACATCTGGCGGAATTTTGCCGCGTAGTTGATGATCTGATCGGCGCACAGCGTCAGGAAATCGCCAAACATGATCTCGACGATCGGGCGCAGGCCGCGCAGCGCCATGCCGTTGGCAATGCCGACGATCGCCGCCTCGCTGATCGGTGTCGTCAGCACCCGCTCCGGCCAGCGCGTGCTCAGGCCGGTCGATACCTTGAACGCGCCGCCGTAAGGATCGAGAATGTCCTCGCCCAGCAGATACACCTCAGGATGCTCCTCGAAGAGCCGGTGCAGCGCCCGATTCAGAACATGTACACAGCGTTCGGTCCGATGAGTCATCGTTCGTTCCTACTACGTAATGGCCGGTACTGCCGGAAAAGCCGCCGCGCGTGCCTGCTCCACTGCCTGCGCGATGCGCGCCCTGACGTGCTGCTCGATGGTGTTGCGGCGATCGGCGTTGAGCTGCTGCGCAAGCCGCCGCAGCGGATCGCGCGCCTGCCACGCGGCGATCTCCGCACTGTCGCGATGATCGTCGCTCTTGCTGTGCGGGCAGAATCGGTAGGTGTCGAGGATCAGGCAGAATGGCTTGCGCTCGTGCTCGATATAGGCCCAGGCCTCTCCGGCCAGTCCATGAACATCCTCTACCGAGGCCGGGCGGCACTGCACTGTCTCGATGCCGAATGCCTGGGGCCGCGCCGCAATCTCGCCGCTGAGCTGGAGCCGCGACGGTGTGCTCTGGGCGTAGAAGTTGTTTTCGACGACGAACAGCATCGGGAGCGACCATAGCGCCGCGATGTTGAAGGTTTCGTAGATCACGCCTTCGCCGAGCGCGCCGTCGCCGATGAAGACGATGACCTTCGCGCCGGAGTGTTTCTGCTTTTCCGCCAGCGCGATGCCCGCCGCGCACGGCACGATCCCGCCGAGCACGCCGTTGGTGTAGAAGTTTCCGGCGCAGATATGCTGGCTGCCGCCTTTGCCGCCGCAGATGCCGCTCTCGCGGCCCATGATCTCCGCCAGCAAGCCGTCGACATCATCGCTGTAGGCCAGATAGTGCCCGTGGCAGCGGTGATTGCTGAAGACGATGTCGTCGCGCGTGAGATGGCTCAGCAGCCCCACCGCGTTGGCCTCCTGCCCGATGTAGGCGTGAGTGGTGCCGAAGAGCTGGCCCTCGGAGAACAGCTCAAGCACGCGCTCCTCGAAGTAGCGGATCAGGAACATGCTGCGGTAAAACTGCTCTAGTCTGGCTGTCGCTAACGTCGATAGACGGCGCTGCTCAAGAGCAGCGATCGGATCTTGTTTGACATAATCAATCATGCGCTCAGGCTCCGTCCGTCCATGTCGTGCGGCGTCGGCAGATGCAGCAGGTCGAGGATCGTCGGCGCGACATCGGCGATGTGCGGGCGGCGCTCGATCGCGCGCAAGCCCTGGATGTACAGCAGCGCGTCCGGCGTGGTATGCATCCCGACCAGCGAGTCGCTTTTGAAGGTCAGGCGCGGCTTGCCGAACGGCCCCTTGGGATCGTAGCCGTCGCGCATCGCTACCACCAGATCGGCGGCGGCGGCGGCGTGCGGGCCGTGGTACAGCTCCTCGCGGGTGTAGACCCGCTCGACCATCGGCTCGCCTGTTGCCGGATCGACCATATCGACGATTGCCTCGGCGATCTCGCGGCGGATACGCTCGTACTCCGCGCCGGGCGTGATCTGGCCCTGCGGCTCGCGCCCCCGGACGTTCAGGAAGATACGGCCAGGATCGAGGCTGTAGGCCACGCTCGACGCCGCCATGTCCTGCAAGCGCTGCGGCTGGTCGCCGGCGTAGCGCAGGTAGCCCGCGTCGTGCAGCCAGGTGTTGAGATAGACCTCTTGCTTGATCGTGCAGAAGCCGTGGTCCGACAGAATCACCAGCGTAGTATCTTCGTCGAGCCAGCTACGAACCTCGCCGAGCACCTGATCGACGCGCCGGTAGAACTCCAGAAAGGCGGGAGCGTACGTCGCATGGCCCTGCTCCATCTCCTCCCAGAAGAAGTGATGCAGCCGATCGGTTTCCATAATGTGAACCATGAAGAAATCCCAGGCCTCCTGGCTCCAGAAGTAGCGCATCGCCGCGATCCGCCGCTCGAAGACCTCGTCGAGATGCGGCAGGAAGCTGGCTTTGTCGGCGCGTGCCCGCAGCGGATCGGCGTCCACGCAGTAGTTCAGCCGCTTGAGCGCCTGCGCGATCTCGGCGTTCGGCGCGGCCTTCTCGACGCTGGGGCTAAGGAAGCAGCCGACGACGATGCCGTTGACCTGGCGCGACGGATACGTTACCGGAACATTCATCGCGAAGACGCGCTTGCCTGCCGCGCTCAGCAGCTCCCACAGCGCCGGGCTGCGCATCGTGCGCGAGGTGGGGATGAAGGTCTTGAGCGATCCGGGCTGTCGATCGACGAAGCCGTAGATGTTGTGCTTGCCTGGATTCTGGCCGGTCATGAACGAGGCCCACGCCACCGATGAGACGTTGGGGATGGTCGTATCCATCTGCGCCAGCGTGCCCTCGGCGGCAATCGCGCGAAAGTTCGGCAGCTCGCCCGCCTGGAACAACTGCTGAATGTATGTGTAGGGCACGCCGTCGAGGCCGATCGCGACGATCCGCCGCTTGCGTCGTCGGCCACCCCGAAATACATCGCGCAAGTGCATCGTTTCCTCCGAGTTTCAAGTTCCAGGTTTCAAGTTTCAGGTTTCAAGGTGGTCGAACGTTGAACTTGGAACTTTGAACGGTGCGCTAGAGATACCCCAGATCGCGCAGCCGCTCGGTGACGGCTTCTTCTTCGTCGTCGGTGTAGACCATGTCCAGATCGGGGGCGGCTACCAGCACGAGCCGCTCGACATAGCCCAGATGCTCTAGCTTGGCGATCACCTTCGCCGCGCTCTGCTCCGGCGTTTCCCGACCGTCGCTGTAGCAGACGACCTCAGGATGGAAGGGCGGCTCGTAGGGGTCCGACACGCCGGTGAAATTGCTGATCTCGCCGTTGAGCGCTTTGCGATACAGCCCTTTCACATCGCGGTCGGTCAGCGCCTCGATCGTGCAATCCATGTGGACCTCGACGAAGCGCCCGATCTGCGCGCGCACCTCGTCGCGGATCGCGCGGTACGGCGAGATCGCCGCGACGATCGACACCACATCGTTGCGCGTGAGCACCTCGCAGACCCAGCCGATCCGCCGAATGTTGGTGTCGCGATCTTCTTTGGAAAAGCCCAGCCCTTTGCTGAGATGGGTCCGCACGACATCGCCGTCGAGCACCTCGACCTTATGCCCTCGGCTGCGCAGGTCCTCGGCGACGATCGCGGAGATCGTCGATTTGCCGGAGCCGGACAGTCCTGTGAACCAGATGGTGAATCCTGTTGTCATACCGCTACCCCTGCTTGCAAATCGATCGGCCTGCCGCGAATCCCCTCCGGCGCGGGCTGGCCCAGCAGCGCCAGCACCGTCGGCGCGACATCGTAGATCTTCAGGTCGTCGAGCTGCCTGCCGCCGCCCGGATTGCGCGGATCGTAGAGCATGAAGATACCGTGCTGCGCGTGGTTCGCGTCGTCAGGCCCCGTGTCGTTCTCAAAGGTCCATACGCTCTCGTGGCCCACGCTGCCAACCGAGCGCCAGCTCAGGTTGCCAAAGTAGATGATCAGATCGGGCGGAATGTTGTTGAGCTGGGTATAGACCTCTTCCGGCTTGAAGGCGATCGTGCCGATGTTGCGACCGTCGGGATCGGCAATCGCGGCCAGCTTCTCGATCAGCAGCGCCCGCTCGCGCTCATAGTCCTGCGGCGGGATCACGCCGTTGGGCTCGCGGCCCTGCACGTTCATGAACAGCCGCCCATAGTAGCCGCCCGCGCCCCAGGCTTTGGTTCGCGTCCAGTCGATCTCGCACTTCTCAAGCGGCACGATCTGCGACGGCTGCTCTTTGAGCACCAGATAGCCCTCGCGGATCAGCCAGTCGTTGAGGCAGAGGCCGCCGACCATCGCCTTGCCGCCGTGGTCGGAGACGACCAGCACGATCGTGTCGTCGTCGATATACTCCAGCAGCCCCGCGATCTGCCGGTCGATAAACACGTAGTAGTCGTGGATCGCCTGCTGGTAGCGGTTGCCCGGCACATGCTTGGGATGGGCGGGGTCCATATACTTCCAGAAGGCATGGTGGATGCGATCGACGCCCATGTCGACGGTCATGAAGTAGTCGTACCGCTCGCGCTGGAGCAGGCGTCGGCAGATCGTAAAATGCTGCTCGGCCATGCGGTAGATGTCGCAGAGGATCTGATCTTTATTCTCCGAGCGAAAGTTGGGCACGTCCACCAGGAACTCGTCGCCGATCCAGCCCGCGATCTCGTGCTTTAGCTCCGCCGGATAGGTGTACTGGCTCTTCGCGCTCGGCGTCAGGAAACAACTGACCATGTGGCCGTTGACCGGCTGCACCGGGTAGGTCTGCGGCACGCCGATCACGCCGACGTGCTTGCCAGCATCGCTGAGCAGGTTCCACACGCGCGGATACGTCACCGCTTTGGCGTTGGCGATCGTCATGCGCTCGTAGGAGTAGTCCGCGCGGTTGCGAAAGCCGTAGAAGCCAAGCTGGCCCGGATCGCGTCCGCTCATCATGCAGGCCCAGGCGGGAACGGTGATCGCCGGAATCGTGCTTTCCAGCCGTCCGTACGCGCCGCGCTGCATCAAGCCGCTAAGCGTCGGCAGGTCGGCCCGCCACGCATCGAAGACCAGCTCCGGCGCGGCACAGTCCAGACCGATCACCAGCATCCGCCGCTGGGCTTGCTCATCGCCGGTACTCGCCGCGACCATACGCGCCTCCTTTGTGCCGGGCTGCTCGGTGGGAGCAGGCGGCAGGTCCGTGTGCCCGATCGGCTCTGCGCCGCGCGGCTCCCGCTGATAGGCTTCGATCAAGATCTGCGCAACTTCAGGGCGGCTATACTCAGGCGGTGGCAGCTCGCCACGGGCCAGCATCTCGCGCACTTTCGTGCCGCTCAAGATCAGGTGGTGCTCCGAGGTATGCGGGCAGGTCTTGTAAGACGCCATCGCATGGCACTTCTGGCAGTAGAAGGTATGCTCGAAAAAGAGCGGCGTAATGCCCAGCTCGTGCGGCGCGAACTCGTCGAAGATCAGCTGGGCGTCGTAGGTGCCGTAGTAGCTGCCGACACCGGCATGATCGCGCCCGACGATGAAGTGTGTGCAGCCGTAGTTCTTGCGTGCCAGCGCGTGGAAGATCGCCTCGCGCGGCCCGGCGTAGCGCATCGCCGCCGGGTACACGCCCAGGATCGTCCGATCGGGCGGGTAGTAGTCGCGCAGCAGGCTTTGGTAGGAGCGCATGCGTACGTCGGCGGGAATATCGTCAGCCTTCGTCTCGCCTACCAGCGGATGCAGGAACAGCCCATCAACGATCTCCAGCGCGGCCTTCTGGATATACTCGTGGGCGCGGTGGATCGGGTTGCGCGTTTGAAATCCCACGATCCGCCGCCAGCCGTTTGCGGCAAACATCCGTCGCGCCTGCGCAGGCGTGTGCCGAAACTCCGCAAACGCCGGGCTGGTCGGCGGGCTGATCACCCAGATCTCGCCGCCGAGGTATACCTCGCCAGCCGCGTAGAGCCGCGCGACGCCGGGATGCCGCGCATCGGTGGTTTGAAAAACCTGCTGCGCCTCGTGCTCTTGGTCGGCGGCGTACTTTTCTGCCAGCTCAAGCAGCCCGATCAGCCGCTCGGCGCGATCGTACAGTGCGATCTCTTGCCCAAGCTCCAGCGTCGCCGCCTGCTCCCGCGTCACCGCCAGCGTGATCGGGATCGTCCAGGGAAGGCCGCTCTGGAGGTACATCTCCTCGACAACGCTCAGGTAGTCGGCCTGGCCCATGAAGCCGGTCAGCGGGCTGAATGCTCCGTTGCCAATCAGCTCCAGGTCGGAGAGATTGACGCTGTTCAGCGTCAGCCGGGCCAGGTGAGCGGCGCGCTCAATCGCCGCCTCGCGGAGCGTGCCCCGCACGGTGCGATCGATAAGTGTTCCGCCGTGAGGAGGAATCGCCGGAGTAGATCTCGCCACCGGATGCTCCTTCGCTGAATGCCGCCGCCGAGTGGCTCAGCGCCGCTCAG
This genomic interval carries:
- a CDS encoding transketolase C-terminal domain-containing protein, which translates into the protein MTHRTERCVHVLNRALHRLFEEHPEVYLLGEDILDPYGGAFKVSTGLSTRWPERVLTTPISEAAIVGIANGMALRGLRPIVEIMFGDFLTLCADQIINYAAKFRQMYDDQVRCPVVIRTPMGGRRGYGPTHSQTMERLFLSVDDLTILAPSHLHDLGEALIYATLQGTGPTLFVENKLLYGEFHALPQHGLADLFSCRRLGSAPLDTLYLSLTDFEYSDVTILCYGGMTSLAMQAAEQLLLEHEISCELLIPCQIKPLPDHGLAEALARSGRLLVVEEGPLTGGWGAEVAAQVQERYWTQLRGPVQRVAAADGIIPCTRPLEDAALPQKIDLVRAATRMVHGAKVVGI
- a CDS encoding thiamine pyrophosphate-dependent dehydrogenase E1 component subunit alpha, with the protein product MIDYVKQDPIAALEQRRLSTLATARLEQFYRSMFLIRYFEERVLELFSEGQLFGTTHAYIGQEANAVGLLSHLTRDDIVFSNHRCHGHYLAYSDDVDGLLAEIMGRESGICGGKGGSQHICAGNFYTNGVLGGIVPCAAGIALAEKQKHSGAKVIVFIGDGALGEGVIYETFNIAALWSLPMLFVVENNFYAQSTPSRLQLSGEIAARPQAFGIETVQCRPASVEDVHGLAGEAWAYIEHERKPFCLILDTYRFCPHSKSDDHRDSAEIAAWQARDPLRRLAQQLNADRRNTIEQHVRARIAQAVEQARAAAFPAVPAIT
- a CDS encoding alkaline phosphatase family protein — encoded protein: MHLRDVFRGGRRRKRRIVAIGLDGVPYTYIQQLFQAGELPNFRAIAAEGTLAQMDTTIPNVSSVAWASFMTGQNPGKHNIYGFVDRQPGSLKTFIPTSRTMRSPALWELLSAAGKRVFAMNVPVTYPSRQVNGIVVGCFLSPSVEKAAPNAEIAQALKRLNYCVDADPLRARADKASFLPHLDEVFERRIAAMRYFWSQEAWDFFMVHIMETDRLHHFFWEEMEQGHATYAPAFLEFYRRVDQVLGEVRSWLDEDTTLVILSDHGFCTIKQEVYLNTWLHDAGYLRYAGDQPQRLQDMAASSVAYSLDPGRIFLNVRGREPQGQITPGAEYERIRREIAEAIVDMVDPATGEPMVERVYTREELYHGPHAAAAADLVVAMRDGYDPKGPFGKPRLTFKSDSLVGMHTTPDALLYIQGLRAIERRPHIADVAPTILDLLHLPTPHDMDGRSLSA
- the cysC gene encoding adenylyl-sulfate kinase; translation: MTTGFTIWFTGLSGSGKSTISAIVAEDLRSRGHKVEVLDGDVVRTHLSKGLGFSKEDRDTNIRRIGWVCEVLTRNDVVSIVAAISPYRAIRDEVRAQIGRFVEVHMDCTIEALTDRDVKGLYRKALNGEISNFTGVSDPYEPPFHPEVVCYSDGRETPEQSAAKVIAKLEHLGYVERLVLVAAPDLDMVYTDDEEEAVTERLRDLGYL
- the sat gene encoding sulfate adenylyltransferase, with the protein product MARSTPAIPPHGGTLIDRTVRGTLREAAIERAAHLARLTLNSVNLSDLELIGNGAFSPLTGFMGQADYLSVVEEMYLQSGLPWTIPITLAVTREQAATLELGQEIALYDRAERLIGLLELAEKYAADQEHEAQQVFQTTDARHPGVARLYAAGEVYLGGEIWVISPPTSPAFAEFRHTPAQARRMFAANGWRRIVGFQTRNPIHRAHEYIQKAALEIVDGLFLHPLVGETKADDIPADVRMRSYQSLLRDYYPPDRTILGVYPAAMRYAGPREAIFHALARKNYGCTHFIVGRDHAGVGSYYGTYDAQLIFDEFAPHELGITPLFFEHTFYCQKCHAMASYKTCPHTSEHHLILSGTKVREMLARGELPPPEYSRPEVAQILIEAYQREPRGAEPIGHTDLPPAPTEQPGTKEARMVAASTGDEQAQRRMLVIGLDCAAPELVFDAWRADLPTLSGLMQRGAYGRLESTIPAITVPAWACMMSGRDPGQLGFYGFRNRADYSYERMTIANAKAVTYPRVWNLLSDAGKHVGVIGVPQTYPVQPVNGHMVSCFLTPSAKSQYTYPAELKHEIAGWIGDEFLVDVPNFRSENKDQILCDIYRMAEQHFTICRRLLQRERYDYFMTVDMGVDRIHHAFWKYMDPAHPKHVPGNRYQQAIHDYYVFIDRQIAGLLEYIDDDTIVLVVSDHGGKAMVGGLCLNDWLIREGYLVLKEQPSQIVPLEKCEIDWTRTKAWGAGGYYGRLFMNVQGREPNGVIPPQDYERERALLIEKLAAIADPDGRNIGTIAFKPEEVYTQLNNIPPDLIIYFGNLSWRSVGSVGHESVWTFENDTGPDDANHAQHGIFMLYDPRNPGGGRQLDDLKIYDVAPTVLALLGQPAPEGIRGRPIDLQAGVAV